A DNA window from bacterium BMS3Abin08 contains the following coding sequences:
- the rnc gene encoding ribonuclease 3: MPAYSSENILKTEDSLGYHFNEKKFLIEALTHSSYANEHPGRGTPYNERLEFLGDAVLGLAVVEALYFSEEELTESDMAKMKSFLVSRTVLSEAARELDLGSAIRLGRGEEGSGGRGKDNILADAMEAVFGAIFVDGGYDAARDVVLRILDDRIEEAVRTKQSYDYKTELQERTQNKYGTLPVYNIIREEGEEHDKTFTVEVFVDGVSMGSGVGRSKKEAQMKAAKEALEVIDV; this comes from the coding sequence ATGCCTGCTTACTCTTCAGAAAATATACTCAAGACTGAAGACTCTCTCGGTTATCATTTCAACGAGAAGAAGTTCCTCATTGAAGCCCTTACCCACAGTTCTTATGCAAATGAGCATCCCGGTAGAGGGACTCCCTATAATGAGAGGCTGGAGTTCCTCGGAGATGCCGTTCTCGGTCTTGCAGTGGTGGAGGCGCTTTACTTTTCAGAGGAAGAACTGACGGAGTCCGACATGGCAAAAATGAAGTCCTTCCTTGTATCACGGACCGTTCTTTCCGAAGCGGCAAGGGAGCTTGATCTCGGTTCTGCAATAAGGCTTGGGAGGGGAGAAGAGGGCTCCGGCGGAAGAGGCAAGGATAATATCCTTGCTGATGCCATGGAGGCGGTATTCGGGGCTATTTTCGTTGACGGCGGTTACGATGCTGCCAGGGATGTTGTTCTGAGGATACTCGATGACAGGATTGAAGAGGCTGTCAGGACAAAACAGTCCTATGACTACAAGACCGAACTTCAGGAGAGGACTCAGAATAAATATGGAACCCTCCCTGTATATAACATAATCCGGGAAGAGGGGGAGGAGCATGACAAGACATTCACTGTCGAGGTCTTTGTCGATGGAGTTTCAATGGGCAGTGGTGTCGGAAGGAGCAAGAAGGAGGCCCAGATGAAGGCTGCAAAGGAGGCCCTCGAGGTGATCG